A genome region from Blochmannia endosymbiont of Polyrhachis (Hedomyrma) turneri includes the following:
- a CDS encoding phosphatidylglycerophosphatase A yields the protein MVCHFGYSYLLATFFGVGLISWISAPGTCVSFLSILLWYFLSVLFSPSKIFFIILLVLIIGIGCYVCHVTNENLVVHDHQCIVLDEFIGMWFVLILSPNISIENWLLVFFGFFCFRVFDIYKPWPIFLIDENIKNGLGIVFDDIAAGIFTIFVLFLFDCCL from the coding sequence ATGGTATGTCATTTTGGGTATTCGTATTTATTAGCAACTTTTTTTGGTGTGGGGCTTATTTCTTGGATTTCTGCACCTGGGACATGTGTGTCATTTTTGTCCATTTTATTATGGTACTTTTTAAGTGTTCTGTTTTCTCCTTCGAAAATATTTTTTATAATTTTGTTGGTGTTAATTATTGGGATTGGTTGTTATGTTTGTCATGTGACTAATGAAAATTTAGTAGTTCATGACCATCAGTGTATTGTTTTAGATGAATTTATTGGCATGTGGTTTGTGTTAATATTATCACCTAATATATCTATTGAGAATTGGTTATTAGTGTTTTTCGGTTTTTTTTGTTTTAGGGTATTTGATATATATAAGCCTTGGCCAATTTTTTTGATTGATGAAAATATAAAAAATGGCTTAGGAATTGTATTTGATGATATAGCAGCTGGAATATTTACCATTTTTGTTTTGTTTTTATTTGATTGTTGCTTATAG